From one Amphiura filiformis chromosome 13, Afil_fr2py, whole genome shotgun sequence genomic stretch:
- the LOC140167894 gene encoding acetyl-coenzyme A transporter 1-like, which translates to MNTRRRNKDGDEEDSSPAAVSNNQLPNSFFEMSSPHHQNNHLKQKLEEGRREDRAIAEECSQLHGDRYSIALLLFLYVLQGIPLGLAGSIPLILQSRQISYKEQAMFSLVYWPFSLKLIWAPIVDAVYSSRIGRRKSWLVPMQYLIGFFMLYLSTRVSYLIGDEDPNIEPSVLTLTAIFFMLNFLAATQDIAVDGWALTMLSRENVGYASTCNSVGQTAGFFLGNVLLLALESADFCNQYLRTDPQPRGIVTLKSFLFFWGIVFLITTTLVFIFKREKPHVPGEDDDEESEGIVLAYKQLYRIVTLKSVKSFMAILLTVKIGFAATDSVTTLKLIESGIPKERLALLAVPMIPLQIILPWIISKYTAGPKPLSVFLKAMPFRLFTGILFAYYVYWTPSQKMEGDSFPIYYYILLIMLFAFNQVAVYSMYVAIMSMHARVSDPAMGGTYMTLLNTVTNLGGNWPSTLVLWLVDPLTWKACLGASDTGHDCDSKRQIDQCTAAGGTCHTDIDGYYIEVIVCTIIGFLWLKLRHQEMRRIQDLPEGDWKVLSSHL; encoded by the exons ATGAACACCAGGAGAAGAAATAAAGACGGTGACGAAGAAGACTCATCACCAGCAGCCGTGTCCAACAACCAGCTGCCAAACAGCTTCTTCGAGATGTCTTCGCCACATCACCAGAAcaatcatttgaagcagaagttaGAAGAAGGTCGTCGAGAAGACAGAGCAATTGCCGAAGAATGCTCTCAACTGCATGGAGACCGCTACAGCATTGCGCTGTTGTTGTTTCTTTATGTCCTACAAGGAATTCCGCTCGGACTCGCTGGGAGTATACCTCTCATTCTACAGAGCCGACAGATCAGTTATAAAGAACAGGCTATGTTCAGTTTAGTGTACTGGCCATTTAGTTTGAAGCTTATATGGGCGCCTATAGTGGATGCCGTATATTCATCACGTATAGGGCGGAGGAAATCATGGCTGGTACCCATGCAGTATCTTATTGGATTTTTTATGCTGTACCTTTCTACACGTGTGTCTTATCTTATAGGGGACGAGGACCCCAATATAGAGCCAAGTGTGTTGACTCTAACAGCAATCTTCTTTATGCTCAATTTCCTCGCCGCGACTCAAGATATCGCGGTTGACGGGTGGGCTCTTACCATGCTGTCGCGTGAGAATGTAGGATATGCATCAACATGTAATAGCGTCGGACAGACTGCAGGGTTTTTTCTTGGAAATGTACTGTTGCTGGCACTGGAGTCAGCCGATTTCTGTAATCAGTATTTAAGGACAGATCCTCAACCAAGAGGGATAGTCACGTTAAAAA GTTTCTTATTTTTCTGGGGTATTGTCTTCCTTATAACAACAACCTTGGTGTTCATCTTCAAGCGTGAGAAACCTCATGTACCAGGAGAGGATGATGATGAGGAATCGGAGGGAATCGTGTTGGCGTACAAGCAGCTATATAGGATAGTCACCTTGAAAAGTGTCAAATCATTTATGGCCATACTCCTTACAGTCAAG ATTGGGTTTGCAGCAACAGATTCAGTTACCACCCTCAAACTGATAGAATCAGGCATTCCTAAAGAGAGACTGGCCCTGTTAGCTGTGCCTATGATACCATTACAAATTATTTTACCATGGATCATCAGCAAGTATACAGCAGGACCTAAACCTCTGTCCGTGTTTTTGAAGGCTATGCCATTTAG GTTATTTACAGGGATATTATTTGCTTACTACGTCTACTGGACACCGTCTCAAAAGATGGAAGGAGATAGCTTCCCAATCTACTACTATATACTACTTATTATGCTATTTGCTTTTAATCAG GTTGCAGTATACAGTATGTATGTAGCCATCATGTCAATGCATGCCCGTGTAAGTGATCCTGCGATGGGAGGAACTTACATGACGCTTCTCAACACAGTCACTAATTTGGGAGGTAACTGGCCTAGTACGCTGGTGTTATGGCTTGTAGATCCGCTCACTTGGAAGGCATGTCTAGGGGCCAGTGATACAGGACATGACTGCGATAGTAAACGACAAATTGAT CAATGTACAGCAGCTGGAGGTACCTGTCACACAGACATTGACGGTTACTACATAGAGGTCATCGTATGCACCATAATTGGGTTCCTCTGGCTGAAATTACGCCACCAAGAGATGAGGCGCATCCAGGATTTACCCGAGGGGGATTGGAAAGTACTATCCTCGCATCTGTGA